A stretch of the Bradyrhizobium sp. CCBAU 53351 genome encodes the following:
- a CDS encoding cytochrome (ubi)quinol oxidase subunit III → MAMIATAGHAQADPHHIGVVIEHPGPAPKRIVTAYGFWIFLLSDIVMFSCFFAAYAVLAGQTAGGPKGSEIFEQRNVAIETVCLLLSSFTCGMASIAADMRNRFWFYLGMSVTCALGLIFLAIEFREFADLVARGFGPSRSAFLTAFFSLVGCHGLHVSAGVLWLLTMMAQVFAKGFRADVLRRVMCFALFWHALDIVWVGVFSVVYLLGSGA, encoded by the coding sequence ATGGCGATGATCGCGACCGCCGGCCACGCGCAGGCCGATCCCCATCACATCGGTGTGGTGATCGAGCATCCCGGTCCTGCGCCGAAGCGGATCGTGACCGCCTACGGCTTCTGGATCTTCCTGCTCTCGGACATCGTGATGTTCTCCTGCTTCTTCGCGGCCTATGCGGTGCTGGCTGGCCAGACCGCCGGCGGCCCCAAGGGCTCGGAGATTTTCGAGCAGAGGAACGTCGCGATCGAGACGGTCTGCCTGCTGCTGTCGAGCTTCACCTGCGGCATGGCCAGCATCGCGGCCGATATGCGCAACCGGTTCTGGTTCTATCTCGGCATGAGCGTGACCTGCGCGCTCGGGCTGATCTTCCTCGCCATCGAGTTCCGCGAATTCGCCGACCTCGTCGCGCGCGGCTTCGGTCCGTCGCGCAGCGCGTTCCTGACCGCGTTCTTCTCGCTGGTCGGCTGCCACGGCCTGCACGTCTCCGCCGGCGTCTTGTGGCTGCTCACCATGATGGCCCAGGTCTTCGCAAAAGGCTTTCGCGCCGATGTCCTGCGCCGGGTGATGTGCTTTGCGTTGTTCTGGCACGCGCTCGATATCGTCTGGGTCGGGGTGTTCTCGGTCGTCTATTTGCTCGGGAGTGGCGCATGA
- the cyoD gene encoding cytochrome o ubiquinol oxidase subunit IV, whose protein sequence is MSDQSHIGHDLAPGEEEQHSVGTRILGYVIGLVLALLLTATSFFIAGTDLVWQPSIPVALIVLAIAQMGVHLVFFLHITTGPDNTNNVLALAFGLLVVFLVVGGTVWIMAHLNANMPPMDQIMMRH, encoded by the coding sequence ATGAGCGATCAATCGCACATCGGACACGACCTCGCGCCGGGTGAGGAAGAGCAACACAGTGTCGGGACCCGAATCCTCGGTTACGTCATCGGGCTCGTACTTGCGCTGCTGCTCACGGCGACATCGTTCTTCATCGCGGGCACTGATCTGGTCTGGCAGCCCTCGATTCCCGTTGCGCTCATCGTGCTGGCGATCGCGCAGATGGGCGTGCATCTGGTGTTCTTCCTGCACATCACGACCGGCCCCGACAACACCAACAACGTGCTGGCGCTGGCCTTCGGATTGCTGGTGGTCTTCCTCGTGGTCGGGGGCACGGTCTGGATCATGGCGCATCTGAACGCCAACATGCCGCCGATGGACCAGATCATGATGCGGCACTAG
- a CDS encoding thermonuclease family protein produces the protein MSFRNVFAAARAFALLCFFALSGFLASSQPASALTAAATVRDGNSIQLGDVTYRLDGVDAPELDQVCIDDHADPWTCGIDARDQLAKLINKRPVRCDDVGPEKSFGKRHRAICTAEGDKSTLNEHLIKLGFAIAREPIKANVKPAAGEARTASAGIWKGCFVAPQDFRAGKKDGALLGAACRQDRDKEIRAALFPEELTMPPSCSIKGKLAVRARVTGNIGIYHLRGCPSYPATTKPDRWFCSEDDAQAAGFRKAYNCRRPK, from the coding sequence ATGTCCTTCCGAAATGTCTTTGCCGCCGCCCGCGCGTTTGCGCTTCTTTGTTTCTTCGCCTTGTCCGGATTCCTGGCGTCGTCCCAGCCGGCCTCCGCGCTGACCGCCGCCGCGACGGTGCGCGACGGCAACTCGATCCAGCTCGGCGACGTCACCTACCGGCTCGACGGCGTCGACGCGCCCGAGTTGGACCAGGTCTGCATCGACGATCATGCCGATCCCTGGACCTGCGGCATCGATGCGCGGGACCAGCTGGCCAAGCTGATCAACAAGCGGCCCGTGCGCTGTGACGATGTCGGGCCGGAGAAAAGCTTCGGCAAGCGGCACCGGGCGATCTGCACGGCCGAGGGCGACAAGTCGACGCTGAACGAGCATCTGATCAAGCTCGGCTTTGCCATCGCGCGGGAGCCGATCAAGGCGAACGTCAAGCCGGCGGCAGGCGAAGCCAGGACGGCCTCGGCCGGAATCTGGAAAGGCTGCTTTGTTGCACCGCAAGACTTCCGCGCCGGCAAGAAGGACGGCGCACTGCTGGGCGCGGCCTGCCGCCAGGACCGCGACAAGGAGATTCGCGCCGCGCTGTTCCCGGAGGAGCTGACGATGCCGCCGAGCTGCAGCATCAAGGGCAAGCTTGCGGTGCGCGCGCGCGTTACCGGCAATATCGGCATCTATCATTTGCGGGGTTGCCCGAGCTACCCGGCGACCACCAAACCGGACCGCTGGTTCTGCTCGGAGGACGACGCCCAGGCGGCCGGCTTCCGCAAGGCCTATAATTGCCGCCGGCCGAAGTGA
- a CDS encoding GMC family oxidoreductase — protein sequence MKDPVDVLIIGAGASGAAVAWSLAETKMHILCLEQGGWMNPAEYPSTGRDWEAKFYGEWSSSPNVRGRPEDYPINDDNSPIKVVNYNAVGGSTVMYTAHWPRLHPSDFKVKTLDGVADDWPIDYDALTPFFEENDRMMGTSGLSGDPLSPLTHPPMPPQPMGLSGAIIGKTMNQLGWHWWPSDTTVATMDYEGRARCINLGHCTPACAQGAKSSTDITYWPHAIRAGVELRTHCRVREITTDENGMASGVVYYDKDGVEQFQPAHVVIIACNGVGTPRLLLNSKSNRFPNGLANSSGLVGKNLMFHPYAQIYGYVKEPTDSNRAPPTCLWSKEWYDTDLSRGFVRGYGVQFVRGAGPVFEAVVSEQKGILPWGEDHHRVFRKLNGHRLGFSAICEDLPEEHNQVTLDPVLKDSHGIPAPKIDYTISENSRKMMEHALTRGREVLEAAGATDICINSPIPWGGWHLLGTARMGTDPERSVVNEWGRSHDVKNLFIVDGSIFVTSGGVNPTSTIQALALYIADQMKQRLTNLFD from the coding sequence ATGAAAGACCCCGTGGACGTCCTGATCATCGGCGCCGGCGCTTCGGGCGCGGCGGTGGCGTGGTCGCTGGCCGAGACCAAGATGCACATTCTCTGCCTGGAGCAGGGCGGCTGGATGAACCCGGCTGAATATCCGAGCACGGGCCGGGACTGGGAGGCCAAATTCTACGGCGAATGGTCGTCGAGCCCGAACGTGCGTGGCCGGCCCGAGGACTATCCCATCAACGACGACAATTCGCCCATCAAGGTCGTCAACTACAATGCGGTTGGCGGTTCGACCGTGATGTACACCGCGCATTGGCCGCGGCTGCATCCCTCCGATTTCAAGGTGAAGACGCTGGACGGCGTCGCCGACGACTGGCCGATCGACTACGACGCCCTGACCCCGTTCTTCGAGGAGAACGATCGCATGATGGGCACGTCAGGCCTCTCGGGCGATCCGCTCTCGCCGCTGACGCATCCGCCGATGCCGCCACAGCCGATGGGATTGTCCGGCGCCATCATCGGCAAGACCATGAACCAGCTCGGCTGGCACTGGTGGCCGTCGGACACGACGGTCGCGACGATGGACTATGAGGGGCGGGCGCGTTGTATCAATCTCGGCCATTGCACGCCGGCCTGCGCGCAAGGCGCGAAGTCGTCCACCGACATCACCTATTGGCCGCATGCGATCCGCGCCGGCGTCGAGTTGCGCACCCATTGCCGGGTGCGCGAGATCACCACCGACGAGAACGGCATGGCCTCGGGCGTGGTCTATTACGACAAGGATGGCGTCGAGCAGTTCCAGCCCGCGCATGTCGTCATCATCGCCTGCAACGGCGTCGGCACGCCCCGCCTGCTGCTCAACTCGAAATCAAACCGCTTCCCGAACGGCCTTGCCAATTCATCCGGCCTCGTCGGCAAGAATCTGATGTTCCATCCCTACGCGCAGATCTACGGCTATGTGAAGGAGCCGACCGATAGCAACCGCGCGCCGCCGACCTGCCTCTGGAGCAAGGAATGGTACGACACCGACCTGTCGCGCGGCTTCGTGCGCGGCTACGGCGTGCAGTTCGTGCGCGGCGCCGGGCCGGTGTTTGAGGCCGTCGTCAGCGAGCAGAAGGGCATTTTGCCGTGGGGCGAGGATCATCACCGCGTTTTCCGCAAGCTCAACGGCCATCGTCTCGGTTTCTCCGCGATCTGCGAGGATTTGCCGGAGGAGCACAACCAGGTCACGCTCGATCCGGTCCTGAAGGACAGCCACGGCATCCCGGCGCCGAAGATCGACTACACGATCAGTGAGAACAGCCGGAAGATGATGGAGCACGCACTCACCCGCGGGCGGGAGGTGCTCGAGGCCGCTGGTGCGACCGATATCTGCATCAACTCGCCGATCCCGTGGGGCGGATGGCATCTGCTCGGCACCGCGCGGATGGGCACCGACCCGGAGCGCTCCGTGGTCAACGAATGGGGCCGCTCGCACGACGTCAAGAACCTCTTCATCGTCGACGGCAGCATCTTCGTAACATCGGGCGGGGTGAACCCGACCTCCACCATCCAGGCTCTCGCGCTGTACATTGCCGACCAGATGAAGCAGCGCCTGACCAATTTGTTCGATTGA
- a CDS encoding S1C family serine protease: MLDFTSDIVDDAPSSRTAAAAPVDDGTLLDAYSNAVIDVTDRVGPAVVRVETGPKVPDRRERGGLGSGIVISPDGLVLTNSHVVGTSKEIRLRDVEGHVGEAQVLGVDPDTDLALLRANGARHLPYASLGNSKSLRRGQLVIAIGNPLGFESTVTAGVVSALGRSIRSVSGRTIEDVIQTDAALNPGNSGGPLVSSHAEVIGINTAIINGAQGICFAVASNTAQFVLSEIIRHGYVRRAYIGVAGQTAPVPRRHAVAAGVENKMGALLMQIEPDGPAAKAGLLPGDVVIRLDGVEINGVDDLIRVLDRDRIGRRLAMDVLRLGRLRAIDIDPVERKPAR; encoded by the coding sequence ATGCTGGATTTCACCTCAGATATCGTCGATGACGCACCGTCATCGCGAACGGCGGCGGCTGCTCCGGTCGATGACGGAACGCTGCTGGACGCCTATTCCAATGCCGTGATCGACGTGACCGACCGCGTCGGCCCTGCGGTCGTGCGGGTCGAGACCGGGCCCAAGGTGCCTGATAGACGCGAGCGCGGCGGGCTCGGCTCGGGCATCGTGATCTCGCCTGATGGCCTCGTGCTCACCAACAGCCACGTGGTCGGCACGTCCAAGGAGATCCGGCTGCGCGATGTCGAGGGCCATGTCGGCGAGGCCCAGGTGCTCGGTGTCGATCCCGATACCGACCTTGCGCTGCTGCGCGCCAACGGCGCGCGCCATCTGCCCTATGCCTCGCTCGGCAATTCCAAGAGCTTGCGGCGCGGCCAGCTGGTGATCGCCATCGGCAATCCGCTCGGCTTCGAATCGACCGTCACCGCCGGCGTGGTGTCCGCGCTCGGTCGCTCGATCCGCTCGGTGAGCGGCCGCACCATCGAGGACGTGATCCAGACCGACGCCGCGCTCAATCCCGGCAATTCCGGCGGACCGCTGGTGTCGTCGCATGCCGAGGTGATCGGCATCAACACCGCCATCATCAACGGGGCGCAGGGCATCTGCTTCGCTGTCGCCAGCAACACCGCGCAATTCGTGCTGTCGGAGATCATCCGCCACGGCTATGTCCGCCGCGCCTATATCGGCGTCGCCGGGCAGACCGCGCCGGTGCCGCGGCGGCACGCGGTCGCGGCCGGCGTCGAGAACAAGATGGGCGCGCTTCTGATGCAGATCGAGCCGGATGGACCTGCGGCAAAGGCGGGCCTGCTGCCCGGCGACGTCGTGATCAGGCTCGACGGCGTCGAGATCAACGGCGTCGACGATCTGATCCGCGTGCTCGACCGCGACCGGATCGGCCGGCGGCTCGCCATGGACGTGCTGCGGCTCGGCCGACTGCGGGCGATCGATATCGATCCCGTAGAGCGGAAGCCCGCCCGCTAG
- a CDS encoding FAD-dependent oxidoreductase, with protein MMPTHETYDVIVIGAGAGGMTAAAVAAAEGLHVLVIEKTAFVGGTTAWSEGMVWIPANAKMKEAGLSDTIADAVQYLSSTVPETANAGLRAAFLTRGAEAIAWLEANTEVRLQSVKACPDYYPERLGATSGGRVLEPAAFDGTGLGRAFARLRPPLPEFTLFGGMMVNRPDSQHLHRVGRSLRSTMRAARLVSAYALQRLRSRRGTTLHLGNALAAQLYASLLARQVEVLFSADVEALSMQGDRVSGVVIRHGSRDRPIAARRGVVLATGGFSHDAVLRKRYFPAAAGFVSVAHTSSTGDGLRLAAATGAALNTDATSPAHWVPASLFRRADGSRGVFPHTVADRAKPGVIAVNAAGRRFVNEALSYHEFVLGMLRDGNGEPDRPFHLICDRAFLWTYGLGRIKPFTRSYRRYVASGELIEAPDIAQLAGKIGVKPSVLAATLASYNEGAKEGRDPEFGRGSTIYQRHLGDISHKPNPCVAPITRGPFFAMRIYPADLGTAIGLKVDAQARVLRADGTPIAGLYACGNDMGSIMNGNCPGPGITLGPALTFGYIAGRHLAEGAMTFATTPAVATTSV; from the coding sequence ATGATGCCGACACATGAGACCTACGATGTCATCGTCATCGGCGCCGGTGCCGGTGGCATGACGGCGGCGGCCGTTGCCGCGGCCGAAGGTCTGCACGTGCTGGTGATCGAGAAGACCGCCTTTGTCGGCGGCACCACGGCCTGGTCCGAGGGCATGGTCTGGATCCCCGCCAACGCCAAGATGAAGGAGGCGGGGCTCTCGGACACGATCGCCGATGCCGTCCAATATCTGTCGAGCACGGTGCCTGAAACCGCCAATGCCGGCCTGCGCGCCGCCTTCCTCACGCGCGGGGCCGAGGCGATCGCCTGGCTCGAAGCCAACACGGAAGTTCGTCTCCAGTCGGTGAAGGCCTGTCCGGACTATTATCCGGAACGCCTGGGCGCCACATCAGGCGGCCGCGTGCTGGAGCCGGCTGCGTTCGACGGAACGGGGCTGGGCAGAGCTTTTGCGCGATTGCGGCCACCGCTGCCGGAGTTCACGCTGTTCGGTGGCATGATGGTCAATCGCCCCGATAGTCAGCATTTGCACAGGGTTGGAAGATCGCTGCGCTCGACCATGCGCGCGGCGCGGCTCGTCTCGGCCTATGCACTGCAGCGGCTGCGAAGCCGGCGTGGCACGACGCTGCATCTCGGCAACGCGCTTGCCGCCCAGTTATACGCCTCGCTGCTGGCGCGGCAGGTTGAAGTTCTCTTCAGCGCCGACGTCGAGGCTCTCTCGATGCAGGGTGATCGCGTCAGCGGCGTGGTGATCCGCCATGGCTCCCGCGACCGGCCGATCGCGGCGCGCCGCGGCGTGGTGCTGGCGACCGGCGGCTTTTCGCACGACGCCGTGTTGCGCAAGCGTTATTTTCCGGCGGCGGCTGGATTTGTCTCGGTGGCCCACACCTCCAGCACCGGCGACGGGCTGCGGCTTGCGGCAGCGACAGGTGCGGCGCTCAATACGGACGCGACCAGCCCGGCCCATTGGGTGCCGGCCTCGCTGTTTCGCCGCGCCGACGGCAGCCGCGGCGTGTTCCCGCACACCGTAGCCGACCGCGCCAAGCCGGGGGTGATCGCCGTCAACGCCGCGGGCCGGCGCTTCGTCAACGAGGCGCTGTCGTACCATGAATTCGTGCTCGGCATGCTGCGTGATGGCAATGGCGAGCCGGACCGGCCGTTCCATTTGATCTGCGACCGCGCGTTCCTCTGGACCTATGGCCTTGGCCGCATCAAGCCGTTCACGCGCAGCTATCGGCGTTATGTGGCGAGCGGCGAGTTGATCGAGGCGCCTGATATCGCACAGCTCGCAGGCAAGATCGGCGTCAAGCCCTCCGTGCTCGCGGCGACGCTGGCGAGCTACAACGAAGGGGCAAAGGAGGGCCGTGACCCCGAGTTCGGCCGCGGCAGCACCATCTATCAACGCCACCTCGGCGACATCAGCCACAAGCCCAATCCCTGCGTCGCGCCGATCACGCGGGGGCCGTTCTTCGCGATGCGGATCTATCCGGCCGATCTCGGCACGGCGATCGGCCTGAAGGTAGACGCGCAGGCCCGCGTGCTGCGCGCGGACGGCACGCCGATCGCCGGCCTCTATGCCTGCGGCAACGACATGGGCTCGATCATGAACGGGAATTGTCCGGGGCCGGGGATCACGCTCGGGCCGGCGCTGACGTTCGGGTACATCGCTGGGCGGCATCTGGCGGAGGGGGCGATGACGTTTGCGACAACGCCCGCCGTCGCCACGACTTCAGTCTAG